A DNA window from Litorivicinus lipolyticus contains the following coding sequences:
- a CDS encoding tetratricopeptide repeat protein, translated as MIRIGLVVASFVLAGCASGLRVPPPIIDGTQNAGEQDRVRKAPARADVPAAVTTPATTAVVRGKTQPVEVAKIESQPMADEPASTTPISEPVLELLDTADQQASGGKNDEAMATLERALRLAPREPEIYYQMGRLRLEMGQAGEAEQLALKAVDLAPDSFVRRDSWNLVALARERAGNAAGATAARAKARGL; from the coding sequence GTGATTCGGATTGGTTTAGTGGTGGCGTCATTCGTGTTAGCAGGTTGTGCCTCGGGTTTGCGTGTACCGCCGCCGATAATCGACGGCACCCAAAACGCCGGCGAGCAAGACCGGGTGCGCAAGGCCCCGGCGCGGGCTGATGTGCCAGCCGCGGTCACGACGCCGGCCACCACGGCCGTGGTGCGCGGCAAAACCCAGCCGGTTGAGGTGGCGAAAATCGAATCGCAGCCGATGGCCGATGAGCCGGCCAGCACAACGCCGATTTCGGAGCCGGTGTTGGAACTGCTGGACACCGCGGACCAGCAAGCCAGCGGCGGCAAAAATGACGAGGCCATGGCGACCTTGGAGCGGGCCTTGCGCTTGGCCCCACGCGAGCCGGAGATTTATTACCAGATGGGCCGTTTGCGGCTGGAAATGGGTCAGGCGGGCGAGGCCGAACAGTTGGCGTTGAAAGCCGTTGACCTGGCGCCCGACAGTTTCGTGCGACGCGACAGTTGGAACCTGGTTGCGCTGGCGCGCGAACGTGCCGGCAATGCCGCGGGTGCGACCGCGGCACGCGCCAAGGCGCGCGGCCTTTAG
- a CDS encoding transglycosylase domain-containing protein: METKQRGARLALKLALTGSVVVALWVIWLNARVTQVLDDFRWEVPAKIYARALEIYPGARLSPDQLEGELRRLGYQKSSTSGPGRYLRAGNRVQVFTRGFVFPDGAEPARRLNLTFAASTIATLEGAAIARLEPPLIGTLVPGSGEDRTLLRAADTPALLSQGLLAVEDRRFQQHLGLDVRGLARAMVTNVKAGRVVQGGSTLTQQLVKNLFLTRDKTLTRKLNEAAMALLVEWHYDKAFILQAYLNQAYLGQSGDRAIHGFSRASAYWFARPLAELAPADLAVLVGLVKGPSAFNPRRHPTRALNRRNAVLDVWLREGLLSDAEHARARTAPLGVSERPGTQQGRFPGYLRLVKQALLERYPKDVLETEGLTVLTPLDPILQDSMAASARARLAQFEKAGRGSNLQAAAVVLAAGTGEVRALLGDRAGQGIGFDRALDARRQVGSLLKPLVYLHAFEQGLNALSPVDDVPVSITTSDGVWQPKNYSGDFDGQVPLFVALSESKNLAAVTLAQRLGFAATAKTAQRAGVEVNPDLPSWVLGAHLMSPYQVAQLYALFANDGFEVPPKLIRAVLRPDGEGVDPYPTQPSARLDSRGVYQLQQVLAQVMSRGTGRFIGERLGRSVAGKSGTSNDQRDSWFAGFDAANVVAVWVGSDDNQATRLTGSSGAGLVWLDVMRTFPGAGLGFRQPAGVEVVWVDDLGRLASADCPSAQQVVVQSDRMPEPGQCSNAPSLWSRVKQIFGG; this comes from the coding sequence ATGGAAACGAAACAACGTGGGGCTCGACTGGCCCTAAAACTTGCATTGACCGGGTCGGTGGTCGTGGCGCTATGGGTCATTTGGCTGAATGCGCGGGTCACCCAGGTGCTCGACGACTTTCGTTGGGAGGTGCCGGCCAAAATCTACGCCCGGGCACTGGAGATCTACCCAGGGGCGCGCCTCTCACCGGATCAGCTGGAGGGTGAGCTGCGGCGTTTAGGCTATCAAAAATCCTCGACATCGGGACCGGGGCGCTATTTGCGTGCCGGCAATCGCGTTCAGGTCTTTACCCGCGGCTTTGTCTTTCCAGACGGGGCGGAGCCTGCGCGGCGCTTGAACCTAACCTTTGCCGCCAGCACCATCGCGACCCTCGAGGGCGCCGCGATCGCGCGTTTGGAGCCGCCGCTGATCGGCACCTTGGTGCCCGGTTCGGGCGAGGACCGAACCTTGTTGCGAGCGGCGGACACCCCCGCACTGTTAAGCCAAGGCTTGTTGGCGGTCGAGGATCGGCGCTTTCAACAGCACCTGGGGTTGGATGTGCGCGGTTTGGCGCGGGCGATGGTGACCAACGTCAAAGCAGGGCGTGTGGTTCAAGGCGGCAGCACCTTGACGCAGCAGCTGGTCAAGAACTTGTTTTTAACGCGGGATAAAACCTTGACCCGCAAGCTCAATGAAGCGGCCATGGCGCTGCTGGTGGAATGGCACTACGACAAGGCATTCATCCTGCAGGCCTACCTCAACCAAGCGTATTTAGGCCAGAGTGGCGATCGCGCCATTCATGGCTTTTCGCGCGCCTCGGCTTATTGGTTTGCGCGCCCGCTGGCCGAGCTTGCGCCTGCGGATTTGGCCGTGCTGGTCGGTCTGGTTAAGGGGCCGAGTGCATTTAACCCGCGCCGGCACCCGACACGTGCGCTTAATCGGCGCAACGCGGTGTTGGATGTATGGCTGCGCGAGGGCTTATTAAGTGACGCGGAGCACGCCCGAGCACGGACTGCGCCATTGGGCGTTAGCGAGCGTCCTGGCACCCAGCAAGGGCGTTTCCCCGGCTACCTGAGGCTGGTCAAGCAGGCGCTGTTAGAGCGCTACCCCAAAGACGTGCTGGAAACTGAGGGGCTGACGGTACTGACGCCGCTGGACCCGATTTTGCAGGACTCGATGGCGGCCAGTGCTCGCGCCCGCTTGGCCCAGTTTGAAAAAGCCGGCCGCGGATCGAATTTGCAGGCAGCGGCGGTGGTGTTGGCTGCCGGCACCGGCGAAGTTCGTGCCCTGTTGGGGGATCGCGCCGGTCAAGGCATCGGCTTTGACCGTGCCTTGGATGCGCGGCGTCAAGTTGGCTCGTTGCTAAAACCGCTGGTTTACCTGCATGCGTTCGAACAGGGCCTGAATGCGCTCAGCCCGGTCGACGATGTGCCAGTTTCGATCACGACCTCGGACGGGGTCTGGCAGCCGAAAAACTACAGCGGTGACTTTGACGGTCAGGTGCCTTTGTTCGTGGCCCTCAGTGAAAGCAAAAACCTGGCGGCGGTTACGCTGGCTCAGCGGCTGGGCTTTGCCGCGACGGCAAAAACTGCCCAGCGCGCGGGCGTCGAGGTTAACCCGGACTTGCCCAGTTGGGTGCTGGGGGCGCATTTGATGTCGCCGTACCAGGTCGCCCAGCTTTACGCCCTGTTTGCGAATGACGGGTTTGAAGTGCCGCCTAAGTTAATACGCGCGGTGTTGCGCCCAGACGGCGAAGGGGTCGATCCGTACCCGACCCAGCCCAGCGCGCGGCTGGATTCGCGTGGTGTCTATCAGTTGCAGCAGGTGCTGGCCCAAGTCATGTCACGCGGCACCGGGCGCTTTATTGGTGAGCGTCTTGGGCGTTCGGTGGCGGGTAAAAGTGGTACCAGTAATGACCAGCGCGATTCTTGGTTTGCCGGTTTTGACGCGGCCAATGTGGTCGCTGTGTGGGTCGGCTCGGATGATAACCAGGCCACGCGCTTGACCGGTTCATCCGGGGCCGGGCTGGTGTGGTTGGACGTCATGCGGACCTTTCCCGGGGCCGGTTTAGGGTTTCGTCAACCGGCCGGCGTCGAGGTCGTTTGGGTTGATGATCTGGGCCGTTTGGCCAGTGCCGACTGCCCCAGCGCCCAGCAAGTTGTGGTACAAAGCGATCGCATGCCGGAGCCTGGACAGTGCAGCAACGCCCCGAGTCTATGGAGTCGGGTAAAACAGATTTTTGGAGGTTAG
- a CDS encoding bifunctional aminoglycoside phosphotransferase/ATP-binding protein translates to MQSVNLSVLKQPEFWGVTAEQFEIKETHLSWVFLAGDDAWKLKKPVALYFVDTSTLENRAFFCDEEIRLNRRTAPDYYLGVATLNGDPDAPTLNGSGELLDTLVHMRRWNSEQQLDGHPLLTDDAATLAVYLAHYQAQCAPAPSDSPFGDPTELAAPALLNFQQVQPVLSERQDLEQLEQLSGWADEALKRLWPRMSERKDQGRVREVHGDLHAGHIIVDDWGYHCVDCVEYRSEFRFVDVISEIANLVMDLEARGQQAFANRLINAWLETTGDYHGMWVYLPYKAYRAMVRAKSALLQLEPAKISAEASTAPLTLYRQYADRAESYTQVAHRFLIITQGTIGCGKGELSNRLVEDLGVIRLRTDVERRRMNGMAIDAPTDAELDAGIHGDAASDEVYRVLARHAEQLLRAGFPVMVSGSFLKAKQRERFQRLADAQGVLMVILKCEPPSAWVAQQIRERAVVAADTNRANLNVLAHQRAAMEPLSGDEETRTRVIDSSDKAAVAALSTSLKQALQPHYG, encoded by the coding sequence GTGCAGTCAGTGAATCTGTCGGTGCTGAAACAACCTGAGTTTTGGGGCGTCACAGCAGAGCAGTTTGAGATCAAAGAAACCCACTTGAGTTGGGTGTTTTTGGCCGGCGACGACGCCTGGAAACTCAAAAAACCGGTCGCCCTGTACTTTGTGGACACCTCAACATTAGAGAACCGCGCGTTCTTTTGTGACGAAGAAATTCGCCTCAACCGGCGCACCGCGCCGGACTACTACCTCGGCGTGGCCACACTGAATGGCGATCCGGACGCGCCGACCTTGAATGGCAGCGGCGAGCTGCTCGACACGCTGGTCCACATGCGTCGCTGGAACAGCGAACAACAGCTGGACGGGCATCCATTGCTGACCGACGATGCCGCCACGCTGGCGGTCTACCTGGCCCACTATCAAGCCCAGTGTGCGCCGGCGCCGAGCGACTCGCCGTTTGGCGACCCTACCGAGTTGGCCGCCCCGGCGCTGCTCAATTTTCAACAGGTCCAGCCGGTGTTGAGCGAACGCCAAGACCTGGAGCAACTTGAGCAACTCAGCGGTTGGGCGGACGAAGCATTGAAGCGGCTGTGGCCGCGCATGTCCGAGCGCAAAGACCAAGGTCGCGTGCGCGAAGTACACGGTGACCTGCATGCCGGGCACATTATTGTCGATGACTGGGGCTACCATTGCGTCGACTGCGTTGAGTACCGCAGTGAATTTCGCTTCGTCGATGTCATCAGCGAAATCGCCAACTTGGTCATGGATTTGGAAGCGCGCGGCCAGCAGGCATTTGCCAACCGGCTGATTAACGCCTGGTTGGAAACCACCGGCGACTATCACGGCATGTGGGTCTACCTGCCGTACAAAGCCTACCGAGCCATGGTTCGGGCCAAAAGCGCCTTGCTGCAATTGGAACCGGCCAAAATCAGCGCCGAAGCCAGCACAGCGCCGTTGACCCTGTACCGCCAATATGCCGATCGCGCCGAGAGCTACACCCAAGTGGCGCACCGATTTTTGATTATCACCCAGGGCACCATTGGTTGTGGTAAGGGCGAATTGTCCAACCGACTGGTCGAGGATCTGGGCGTCATTCGACTGCGCACCGACGTCGAGCGCCGGCGCATGAACGGCATGGCGATAGACGCCCCGACGGACGCCGAACTGGACGCTGGCATCCACGGCGACGCTGCCAGCGACGAGGTCTATCGTGTCCTCGCCCGTCACGCCGAACAGCTGTTACGCGCCGGTTTCCCGGTGATGGTCTCGGGCAGCTTCCTAAAAGCCAAGCAACGCGAACGTTTCCAGCGCCTGGCCGACGCCCAGGGTGTGTTGATGGTGATCCTGAAATGCGAGCCGCCGAGCGCGTGGGTCGCCCAACAGATCCGCGAGCGCGCCGTCGTCGCAGCCGACACCAATCGCGCCAACCTCAACGTGTTGGCCCACCAGCGCGCAGCCATGGAACCCCTATCGGGTGACGAGGAAACCCGCACACGGGTCATCGACAGCAGCGACAAGGCCGCCGTCGCGGCCCTTAGCACTTCATTAAAACAGGCCTTGCAGCCGCACTATGGATAG
- the coq7 gene encoding 2-polyprenyl-3-methyl-6-methoxy-1,4-benzoquinone monooxygenase, which produces MDSFKDRAIDALDVGLKTLTDSFGEAKRDNPGAGLADQLDEHERAHLNGLMRVNHTGEVCAQGLYAGQALFARSPTTRAQMQHSADEEVDHLIWCQSALARHRGRPSRLNPLFYGASFAIGAGAAMVNDQTSLAFVHATEENVEAHLADHLTQLPPGAAASRAVLTQMQQDEFEHGQAALEQGGKPLPALVRRAMKQVARVMTATAYRI; this is translated from the coding sequence ATGGATAGCTTTAAGGACCGCGCCATTGACGCCCTGGACGTGGGTTTAAAAACCCTGACGGACAGTTTTGGAGAGGCCAAACGCGACAACCCGGGCGCTGGACTGGCTGATCAGCTGGACGAGCACGAGCGGGCTCATCTGAATGGATTAATGCGCGTCAATCACACCGGCGAGGTATGCGCCCAGGGCTTGTACGCGGGCCAAGCACTGTTTGCGCGCAGCCCAACAACACGTGCCCAGATGCAGCACAGTGCCGACGAAGAAGTCGATCACTTGATTTGGTGCCAATCGGCACTAGCGCGACACCGCGGTCGGCCATCGCGCCTGAATCCGCTGTTTTACGGGGCCAGCTTTGCGATCGGTGCCGGCGCGGCAATGGTTAACGATCAAACCAGCCTAGCGTTCGTACATGCCACCGAAGAAAACGTCGAAGCGCACCTGGCGGACCACCTGACTCAGCTGCCGCCGGGGGCGGCCGCCTCGCGGGCGGTGCTGACACAGATGCAGCAGGACGAATTCGAGCATGGGCAAGCGGCCCTTGAGCAAGGCGGCAAGCCCTTGCCGGCGCTGGTGCGGCGTGCAATGAAACAAGTTGCGCGGGTCATGACCGCGACCGCCTACCGAATTTAG
- a CDS encoding OsmC family protein produces the protein MAQTTATIKWLDGMAMVAESGSGHGFLMDGAPANGGRNAGARPMEVLLMGLGGCTTFDVMSILKKSRQPVTDCLVELSGTRADAVPAVYTDIHVHFKVFGDDLDPAKVSRAVTLSAEKYCSASLMLSAGNVTITHSFEALPSAQRAR, from the coding sequence ATGGCCCAAACAACGGCAACGATCAAATGGCTGGACGGCATGGCAATGGTTGCCGAATCCGGTTCAGGGCACGGTTTTTTGATGGACGGTGCGCCCGCCAATGGCGGTCGCAATGCAGGCGCCCGACCGATGGAGGTATTGCTGATGGGTTTGGGTGGTTGCACCACCTTTGACGTCATGTCGATTCTTAAAAAGAGTCGCCAGCCGGTCACCGACTGTCTGGTCGAATTATCGGGCACGCGTGCCGATGCGGTGCCGGCGGTTTACACCGACATCCATGTTCATTTCAAAGTGTTTGGCGATGACTTGGACCCAGCCAAAGTCAGCCGAGCGGTGACCCTAAGCGCAGAAAAATACTGCAGTGCGTCACTTATGCTGAGCGCGGGCAACGTCACCATCACCCACAGCTTCGAGGCACTGCCATCTGCGCAGCGCGCGCGCTAA
- the crp gene encoding cAMP-activated global transcriptional regulator CRP: MHKLLMPQPDKNLEYFLSHCHRRRYPAKSTLIYAGDKAESLFFIIKGSVTVLIEDDDGREMIIAYLNKGDFIGEMGLFDEHPTRSAWIKAKTECEVAEISYAKFKEVIREDPEFFLRIGQQMAHRLRDTTGKVGSLAFLDVTGRVARTLLELTREPDAMTHPDGMQIKITRQEIGRIVGCSREMVGRVLKNLEEQGLVQVSGKTMVVYGTR, translated from the coding sequence ATGCACAAGTTACTGATGCCGCAACCGGACAAAAACTTGGAGTATTTCCTCTCCCACTGCCACCGGCGCCGCTATCCTGCAAAAAGCACACTGATTTATGCCGGCGATAAGGCCGAGTCTTTGTTTTTCATCATCAAAGGTTCGGTGACCGTCTTGATCGAGGACGACGACGGCCGGGAAATGATTATTGCCTACCTTAACAAGGGCGACTTCATCGGCGAGATGGGCCTGTTCGACGAACACCCCACACGCAGCGCTTGGATTAAAGCCAAAACCGAATGCGAAGTGGCGGAAATTAGCTACGCCAAGTTCAAAGAAGTCATCCGCGAAGACCCGGAGTTCTTTTTACGCATCGGCCAACAAATGGCCCATCGCCTGCGCGACACCACCGGCAAAGTCGGCAGCCTGGCGTTCTTGGACGTGACCGGCCGGGTCGCACGAACTCTGCTAGAGTTAACCCGCGAGCCGGACGCCATGACCCACCCGGACGGCATGCAAATTAAGATCACTCGCCAGGAGATTGGACGCATTGTTGGTTGTTCACGGGAAATGGTTGGCCGGGTACTCAAAAACCTGGAAGAGCAGGGCCTGGTCCAGGTCTCCGGTAAAACCATGGTCGTTTACGGCACCCGCTAA
- a CDS encoding fructosamine kinase family protein, with product MLAPEAAHWLRGQGLEQVQARSALGASASSQVSRYRFIQGTSVIWKEQPGMSFDFFQAEADGLAALRAATSLRVPRVYFVGEDGLLMEDLNPAPSSPRYWESLGRGLAELHQFRGPHFGFSGDNYCGLGPQINSPCADGHEFFATRRLLPQAQRATERGLLGGDLLRQIEQLCQRLPELIPPAPAVLVHGDLWSGNVIADEQGEPALIDPAAYWGWAESDLAMTCQFGGFAGRFYDAYQEASGMNGEWRSRAELLNLYHQLNHLNLFGTLYAETVNSTLARYR from the coding sequence ATGCTAGCGCCTGAGGCTGCGCACTGGCTGCGCGGTCAGGGCCTCGAACAAGTCCAAGCGCGCTCGGCCCTCGGCGCCAGCGCGTCCAGTCAAGTCAGTCGCTACCGGTTCATCCAAGGCACCTCGGTCATTTGGAAAGAGCAGCCAGGCATGAGCTTTGATTTTTTCCAAGCCGAAGCCGATGGTCTTGCGGCACTGCGCGCGGCGACAAGCTTGCGCGTGCCGCGCGTCTATTTTGTCGGTGAAGATGGTTTGCTAATGGAAGACCTCAACCCGGCACCCAGCTCGCCGCGGTACTGGGAATCGCTCGGCCGTGGCCTCGCCGAACTGCACCAATTCCGAGGCCCTCACTTTGGATTTAGTGGCGACAACTATTGCGGACTCGGCCCTCAGATCAATTCACCCTGCGCGGACGGACACGAATTTTTCGCGACCCGGCGGCTACTGCCACAGGCCCAGCGCGCGACGGAACGCGGCCTCCTCGGCGGCGACTTGTTACGCCAAATAGAGCAGCTATGCCAGCGACTGCCTGAATTGATTCCGCCGGCACCGGCGGTACTGGTGCATGGCGACCTTTGGAGCGGCAATGTCATTGCCGATGAACAAGGGGAACCGGCATTGATTGATCCGGCCGCGTATTGGGGCTGGGCCGAGTCGGACCTGGCCATGACCTGTCAATTTGGCGGATTTGCCGGCCGCTTTTACGATGCCTACCAAGAAGCCAGCGGCATGAACGGCGAGTGGCGATCACGCGCCGAGCTACTCAACCTGTACCACCAACTCAACCACTTAAACCTGTTTGGCACGCTGTATGCCGAGACCGTAAACAGCACCTTAGCTCGCTATCGTTGA
- a CDS encoding putative bifunctional diguanylate cyclase/phosphodiesterase, whose product MKSLVLTTLLLASAPLYASTTWVIASASATDPWTSQVLVALGRNLPASHQLESYFLDGGNAAIALPDERPTHLVLLGDQAGQWHAAHPRAPMPSAQVRISAKNDRDNAWTQIIQRPNFGRELTLLRAIAPDIETIAVLSQANAPMRELAQHSIARAGFGGADLAQARPEHTAILDLTQGQATDYRARGFLVLSPWRGDIGYSAHLGGSLDGEQAGELLAKTLVAAGAQSTAVQLLQVSTQKIWADYAGLADLGIRPSRGDEQTRWVNHQGVTFQDRAASGVFFLIGLLIVLLMGVSWLAIRLQQQRHAQQALNRLALSDSLTGLSNREGFITQVDARMAHWERDQRHGLVFIDIDRFRNVNDRYGHDVGNTVIRLMAERLSQLVRTRDFVARLSADQFGVFLTQVNDNQGVEQIMDKLCEAIRLPVVIGELNVSIGASLGIAIFPDHGDTAIGLLRRAESAMSSAKQIDETSWSQYDDALRESQDLATQMAEDLRDALANNGLHLVYQPIVNLDDDSMSGVEALMRWQHPSLGMVPPPEILKIARESGQLLALGDCILMAACRQGHAWQRLGHELRMNVNVTPEQFSDTGLVARVQQMLFESGMDPRLLTLEITEDATLEQPAQAEAALERLNAIGVTAAIDDFGTGYSSLGRLKRFKLRALKIDRSFVTDLATDQNDRAINRAIVQIAQSMNIKVVAEGIETAEQLMLLRLEGCDYGQGYLFSKPIDARSVIELKLSNPWQKSA is encoded by the coding sequence ATGAAATCGCTCGTACTGACAACGCTGCTGCTAGCCAGCGCACCCCTTTACGCCTCCACCACCTGGGTCATTGCGTCAGCGTCTGCGACTGACCCTTGGACCAGTCAAGTGCTGGTCGCACTCGGCCGCAATCTGCCGGCCAGTCATCAGCTTGAAAGCTATTTTTTGGATGGCGGTAATGCCGCCATCGCCTTGCCGGACGAGCGCCCGACTCACTTAGTGTTGCTGGGCGACCAAGCCGGCCAATGGCACGCCGCCCACCCCCGCGCGCCCATGCCCAGCGCCCAAGTCCGCATCAGCGCTAAAAACGATCGCGACAACGCTTGGACACAGATCATTCAACGCCCTAATTTTGGTCGCGAACTGACGTTACTGCGCGCCATAGCCCCCGACATTGAAACGATCGCCGTGCTCAGCCAAGCAAATGCACCGATGCGCGAATTGGCGCAACATTCGATCGCGCGTGCCGGCTTTGGCGGCGCGGACTTGGCCCAGGCCCGTCCAGAACACACCGCAATTTTGGACCTGACTCAAGGACAGGCGACCGACTACCGAGCTCGCGGTTTTCTGGTGCTGTCGCCATGGCGCGGCGATATCGGTTATAGCGCCCATCTAGGCGGCTCGTTGGACGGTGAACAAGCCGGTGAACTGCTGGCCAAAACACTTGTCGCCGCCGGCGCTCAATCGACAGCGGTCCAACTACTGCAAGTCAGCACCCAAAAAATTTGGGCCGACTATGCCGGCCTCGCCGACCTTGGCATTCGACCAAGCCGGGGTGACGAACAAACCCGCTGGGTCAATCACCAAGGCGTCACCTTCCAAGACCGGGCCGCCTCCGGCGTGTTCTTTTTGATTGGACTGCTGATCGTGTTGCTAATGGGCGTCAGTTGGCTCGCGATCCGCTTGCAGCAACAGCGCCACGCCCAGCAAGCGCTTAACCGCCTGGCCTTAAGTGATTCACTCACGGGTTTGTCCAATCGCGAAGGCTTTATCACCCAGGTCGACGCGCGGATGGCGCACTGGGAGCGCGATCAACGCCACGGCCTGGTGTTTATCGACATAGACCGGTTCCGTAATGTTAACGACCGCTACGGCCACGACGTCGGCAACACCGTGATTCGACTGATGGCCGAACGTCTATCGCAGCTTGTCCGGACTCGGGATTTTGTCGCGCGCTTATCGGCAGACCAATTCGGGGTCTTTTTAACTCAGGTCAACGACAACCAGGGTGTCGAGCAGATCATGGACAAGCTGTGCGAGGCCATTCGACTGCCGGTTGTCATTGGCGAACTCAATGTCAGTATTGGCGCCAGCCTTGGGATCGCCATTTTCCCAGATCACGGCGACACCGCCATTGGGCTGCTACGGCGCGCCGAGAGCGCCATGAGCAGCGCCAAGCAAATTGACGAAACCAGCTGGAGTCAGTACGACGACGCCCTGCGCGAAAGCCAAGACCTGGCCACGCAAATGGCAGAGGACTTGCGCGATGCGCTGGCCAACAACGGCCTGCACCTGGTTTATCAGCCAATTGTTAACTTGGATGACGACAGCATGTCCGGGGTCGAAGCCTTGATGCGCTGGCAGCACCCCAGCCTAGGTATGGTGCCACCACCGGAGATACTCAAAATTGCCCGCGAAAGCGGTCAACTGCTGGCGTTAGGTGACTGCATCCTGATGGCGGCCTGCCGCCAAGGCCATGCCTGGCAGCGGCTGGGGCACGAGTTGCGAATGAACGTTAACGTGACCCCGGAGCAGTTTAGCGACACCGGACTGGTCGCCCGCGTTCAACAGATGCTGTTTGAAAGCGGCATGGACCCACGCCTGCTAACACTCGAAATTACCGAGGATGCGACATTGGAGCAGCCAGCCCAGGCCGAGGCTGCGCTGGAACGCCTGAATGCAATCGGCGTGACCGCCGCAATTGATGATTTTGGCACCGGCTATTCATCCCTTGGACGGCTCAAGCGCTTTAAACTACGGGCGCTAAAAATTGACCGCTCGTTCGTCACCGACCTGGCCACCGACCAGAACGACCGCGCCATCAACCGCGCCATTGTTCAAATTGCCCAGAGCATGAACATCAAGGTGGTAGCAGAGGGAATCGAGACCGCCGAACAGCTGATGCTGCTGCGCCTTGAAGGTTGTGACTACGGTCAGGGCTACCTGTTCAGTAAACCCATCGACGCGCGCAGCGTAATCGAGTTAAAACTGAGTAATCCATGGCAAAAATCGGCTTAA
- a CDS encoding DUF1499 domain-containing protein, translating into MAKIGLILALAGCIFGPLLVRAGLPYRLGLGLFTLGTLLAAGLGLWLARENLWALLGAVPLVLVAPMVLKALSLPPIADVMTRLQPAIEFIVPPPGDNDLAISAAVGDAHRNHYHDLRTRVDADSPRTWILAYAERAGWVLTQEREQALQFEVRSRIFGFTDDVVVRWAADGDNVRVDARSRSRVGVSDLGANAKRLRALLGVAAD; encoded by the coding sequence ATGGCAAAAATCGGCTTAATTCTAGCCCTTGCTGGCTGTATTTTTGGGCCCCTACTGGTTCGGGCCGGACTGCCTTACCGGTTAGGGCTTGGGCTGTTTACACTGGGGACCTTATTGGCGGCCGGCTTGGGGCTTTGGCTGGCGCGCGAAAATCTGTGGGCATTGCTGGGTGCGGTACCGCTGGTGCTGGTTGCGCCGATGGTGTTGAAGGCGCTGTCATTGCCGCCGATTGCCGATGTCATGACGCGGCTACAACCTGCGATTGAGTTTATCGTCCCACCGCCGGGTGACAATGACCTGGCGATTAGCGCCGCGGTCGGCGATGCCCATCGCAATCACTACCATGACCTGCGCACACGCGTAGATGCCGACTCGCCGCGTACGTGGATACTGGCCTATGCAGAGCGCGCGGGTTGGGTGCTGACCCAGGAACGCGAACAGGCGCTGCAGTTCGAAGTGCGGTCGCGGATTTTTGGTTTTACCGATGATGTGGTGGTGCGCTGGGCCGCCGATGGCGACAACGTCCGCGTCGACGCCAGATCACGCTCCCGCGTTGGCGTCAGCGATCTAGGGGCCAACGCAAAACGACTGCGTGCGCTGCTAGGCGTCGCCGCGGACTAA
- a CDS encoding DUF2489 domain-containing protein, translated as MSATVGWMIAAGLAVIAGLAWVAWRELTKVKAQDEAKAAATQARLANLQVSVDAIARAVMSEQCDVSEGALRLKPLLDAVDTSWLQRSDLRAILVMAEALADQPIKDARNALDKQTRMRLDLERMKLESEHAESVRAACAVLVRGDA; from the coding sequence ATGAGTGCGACTGTTGGATGGATGATTGCGGCAGGCTTGGCGGTTATTGCAGGGCTTGCTTGGGTTGCGTGGCGCGAATTGACCAAGGTCAAGGCCCAGGACGAGGCCAAGGCGGCGGCGACGCAGGCGCGCCTGGCCAATCTGCAGGTCAGTGTCGATGCGATTGCTCGCGCGGTGATGTCCGAGCAATGCGATGTGAGTGAAGGGGCATTGCGGTTGAAGCCGTTGCTGGACGCGGTTGACACCAGTTGGTTACAACGCAGCGATTTGCGTGCGATTTTAGTGATGGCTGAGGCTCTGGCGGATCAGCCAATCAAGGACGCGCGCAACGCGTTGGACAAGCAAACGCGCATGCGTTTGGATCTGGAACGGATGAAACTTGAGTCCGAACACGCGGAGAGCGTGCGTGCAGCCTGCGCGGTATTAGTCCGCGGCGACGCCTAG